One genomic window of Struthio camelus isolate bStrCam1 chromosome 1, bStrCam1.hap1, whole genome shotgun sequence includes the following:
- the GCC2 gene encoding GRIP and coiled-coil domain-containing protein 2: MEVQDAGQEMVASPVTPGAGKSKLDTLSKEDLIKFAKKQVMLIQKVKSKCTELEKEIEELRSKAATGGADDIIQALTERLDVVLLEKAESQQQCVALKKENIQRKQEVEAAVAKTEELRKQLEQSSIDSVKEIKALKSELVNAQSIYSEDLTKLKKELEEQVKKKMELVEQIACHSNNQEEVKKLQDDVQRIKSTYEEQILCLNKQLETVNDDKNKELANLQETIKSNSQSYHNEINNLHEELKKLRSAHQEEVSELMHQIETSSKENEEKQNQINQLQRNLAEQGIMKEKNMKDGVYAGADQREFNSEQLKEVLNKNTENQIDVVDAQEETSVEAKMEEKVRYLEHSLEELQSQQSILKDELTYMSNVKLKLEEELHRIKDEYFHEREDLDFKINELQLTKEDYCCVIEKLKSELQAARHHCEISIEEHKLEVQALKEQHEREISKLNATLLSNAEKENMALVFEMQELKEQLEKLTQEKEEAVSNYDSLRETLETLQTELGESAGKISQEFESMRQQQASDVSELQQKLRAAFNEKDVLLETVNRLQKETEKLSSNQLEVEELEHRIVSLQEEKEAITSCVHQKEAAIKELEEKIVVLASQNQDILNEIKCSGKERETLQERCKQEQEKVQELQQEVDHVNQYNNDLKKKMNELTERLNEALNSKSENAQMLERLENQIASLVRDRENLSSEADVLCEENKKIIQEKGRLSEELERIASEKEGWSVLKEQSENLEKKLQMVTAEKDHLSMLLESEQAHRSLVRTQLYSFLEQMGSRVSDSEEEHDSLNLLQTANECLAKMKEEQCVTLQNEEKVLHLQQEVERLEQEIVAQYTERRSLLEDFEKEKGLLREELEGAVAEKEALQLDIQELKNASEKTRIENQDLLVHIEEISQKLAFYESQLQERQKGSATEKQGDLNFILEQKETELRNVKDELSSLKDLMGTLTEKNDQQSSVAELQEKIGRLEKESAEKTEKLNKIKVVAVKAKKELDASRKEVQTLREELELVRSEKDQLSASMKDVIQGAESYKNLLMEYDKQGEQLDSEKGRAHNLERQIDDLTRQLQVSSQQHDQLQSANEDLLARVETLQSNAKLLEAQILEIQRAKAKVDKELEAEKLLKEQKTKEHSGAVRELEELQMQLQKEKKHLQKTMQELELARKDAQKSTLMDMEIADYERLVKELNQKITDKDSRIEDLEQEERIQKQKQETLQEEIKSLQSSMQQDEERNAKIKQLLVKTKKELADSKQAENDHLMLQASLKGELEASQQQVDTYKIQVAMLASEKHKVQEHLRTSLEQHQRTLTAYQLKIAALQEECRTAQVEQATVTSEFESYKVRVHNVLKQQKNKSASQTETEGAKQEREHLEMMIDQLKVKLQDTQHNLQTNTAELQALQSEHDTLLERHNKMLQETVAKEAELREKLCTIQSENMVMKTEHAQTLSQLTAQNEALRNNFRDQVRNLQEEHRKTVETLQQQLSRVEAQFFQLKSEPNSKGPAVSNPATKNLRERRNTDLPVLDMHAVAREEGEGMETTDTESVSSASTYVPSLEQLLNSPEAKHEPSQWQTELTKDDLIQKLNTTAKSADHLNELLRESEATNAILMEQIKLLKSEIRRLERNQEREKSVANLEYLKNVLLQFIFLKSGSERERLLPVIDTMLQLSPEEKGKLVAIAQGEEESTSRPSGWASYLHSWSGLR; this comes from the exons aactagagaaagaaattgaAGAACTCAGATCAAAAGCAGCTACGGGAGGGGCTGATGATATTATTCAG GCTCTCACAGAAAGACTGGATGTTGTACTTCTGGAAAAAGCTGAAAGTCAGCAGCAGTGTGtagctctgaaaaaagaaaatattcaaagaaaacaagaagtaGAG GCTGCAGTGGCAAAGACAGAAGAATTGCGGAAGCAACTGGAGCAGTCAAGTATTGACTCTGTGAAAGAGATTAAAGCTCTGAAGAGTGAATTAGTAAATGCACAGTCCATATACAGTGAGGATTTAACAAAGCTGAAGAAAGAATTAGAGgaacaagtgaagaaaaaaatggagcttGTGGAACAAATTGCATGTCACAGTAATAATCAAGAAGAAGTTAAAAAACTACAGGACGATGTTCAGAGAATTAAATCTACTTATGAAGAGCAAATTTTGTGTCTGAACAAGCAGCTGGAAACTGTGAATGATGACAAAAACAAAGAATTGGCAAATCTGCAAGAAACTATTAAAAGCAATTCTCAGTCTTACCATAATGAAATCAATAACTTGCATGAAGAGCTTAAAAAATTAAGGAGTGCCCATCAGGAAGAGGTTTCAGAGTTAATGCATCAGATTGAAACGTCTTCTAAAGAAAACGAAGAAAAGCAGAACCAGATAAATCAATTGCAGAGGAATTTGGCAGAGCAGGgtataatgaaagagaaaaacatgaaggATGGAGTATATGCTGGTGCTGACCAGCGTGAATTTAACTCAGAGCAGCTAAAAGAAGtcctaaataaaaatacagaaaatcagaTAGATGTTGTAGATGCCCAAGAAGAAACTTCTGTAGaagcaaaaatggaagaaaaggttAGATACCTAGAGCATAGTTTAGAAGAGCTCCAGTCTCAACAGAGTATATTAAAAGATGAGCTAACCTATATGAGTAACGTTAAACTAAAACTGGAAGAAGAACTTCATCGCATAAAGGATGAATACTTTCATGAGCGGGAAGACCTGGATTTTAAGATAAATGAATTGCAGCTTACTAAAGAAGATTACTGTTGCGTAATTGAAAAACTAAAGTCAGAGCTTCAAGCAGCAAGACACCACTGTGAAATCTCTATAGAGGAGCATAAATTAGAAGTGCAAGCTCTGAAAGAGCAACATGAGAGAGAAATTTCTAAACTAAATGCAACTTTATTATCtaatgctgaaaaagaaaacatggcGTTAGTCTTTGAAATGCAGGAACTTAAAGAACAACTTGAAAAGCTAActcaggagaaggaagaagcagtaTCCAATTATGACAGCCTGAGGGAAACACTGGAAACTCTGCAAACTGAGCTAGGGGAATCTGCTGGAAAGATCAGCCAGGAGTTTGAATCAATGAGGCAACAGCAAGCTTCTGATGTTAGTGAACTACAACAGAAACTCAGGGCTGCTTTCAATGAAAAGGACGTTCTTCTTGAAACTGTAAATCGCctccagaaagaaacagaaaaattgtcATCTAATCAGCTTGAGGTAGAAGAACTTGAACATAGAATTGTTAGTCttcaggaggagaaggaagcaatAACAAGCTGTGTCCACCAAAAAGAGGCTGCCATAAAAGAGCTAGAAGAAAAGATTGTCGTTCTTGCCAGTCAAAACCaggacattttaaatgaaataaaatgctcagGTAAAGAGAGAGAAACCCTTCAGGAAAGATGCaagcaagaacaagaaaaagttCAGGAACTTCAGCAAGAAGTAGATCATGTTAACCAGTACAATAATGAcctgaaaaaaaagatgaatgaatTAACAGAGAGACTGAATGAAGCTTTAAACAGTAAGAGTGAAAATGCACAAATGCTTGAGCGCCTGGAAAACCAGATTGCATCTCTGGTGCGTGATAGAGAGAACCTTTCATCTGAAGCAGATGTTCTTTGTGaggagaataagaaaataattcaggaaaaaGGTAGATTAAGTGAAGAGCTGGAAAGGATTGCATCTGAAAAAGAAGGCTGGTCAGTGCTGAAAGAGCAATctgaaaatttagaaaagaaGCTACAAATGGTGACTGCAGAAAAAGACCATTTATCAATGTTACTTGAAAGTGAGCAAGCGCACCGATCCCTTGTCAGAACTCAGCTGTACAGCTTTCTTGAGCAGATGGGATCTAGAGTTTCAGATTCTGAGGAGGAACATGATTCTCTTAACTTACTACAAACCGCAAATGAATGCTtggcaaaaatgaaagaagaacaaTGCGTTACTCTACAGAATGAGGAGAAAGTTCTTCATCTGCAGCAAGAAGTTGAGAGACTAGAACAAGAAATTGTAGCTCAATATACAGAACGTAGATCTCTGCTCGAggactttgaaaaagaaaagggtcTTTTAAGAGAAGAGTtggaaggagctgtggctgaaaaAGAAGCACTTCAACTTGATATCCAGGAGCTGAAGAACGCCAGTGAAAAAACAAGGATTGAAAATCAAGATCTTTTAGTTCATATTGAAGAGATCTCTCAAAAACTTGCTTTTTATGAAAGTCAACTACAAGAGCGGCAAAAAGGATCTGCTACAGAAAAACAAGGAGACCTAAATTTCATTCTGGAACAAAAGGAAACTGAACTTAGAAATGTGAAAGACGAACTGAGTTCTCTAAAG GATTTAATGGGGACATTGACTGAGAAAAATGATCAACAATCTTCAGTAGCAGAGCTTCAAGAGAAAATTG gaaggctggaaaaagaatctgcagaaaaaacagaaaagcttaatAAAATTAAGGTGGTTGctgtaaaagcaaagaaagaactaGATGCCAGCAGAAAAGAG GTGCAGACTCTGAGGGAAGAATTGGAGTTGGTTCGATCAGAAAAAGATCAGTTGTCTGCTTCAATGAAAGATGTCATTCAAGGAGCTGAAAGCTATAAG aaCCTTTTGATGGAATATGATAAGCAAGGAGAACAGCTGGATTCTGAAAAAGGCAGAGCACATAATCTTGAACGTCAGATAGATGACCTCACAAGACAGCTACAGGTGTCGTCCCAGCAG CATGACCAGTTACAGTCTGCTAATGAAGACCTCCTAGCTCGTGTTGAAACACTGCAATCTAATGCTAAGCTGCTGGAAGCTCAGATACTGGAGATACAAAGAGCCAAAGCAAAAGTTGACAAAGAACTGGAAGctgaaaagcttctgaaagagcagaaaacaaag GAGCATAGTGGTGCTGTCAGAGaactggaggagcttcagatgcaacttcagaaggaaaagaagcatcTCCAGAAAACCATGCAAGAACTAGAGCTGGCCAGAAAG GATGCTCAGAAGAGTACACTGATGGATATGGAAATAGCTGATTATGAAAGGCTAGTAAAAGAACTTAATCAGAAGATTACTGATAAAGACAGTAGAATAGAAGATCTTGAGCAAGAAGAGAGGATtcagaaacagaaacaagaaacccTACAGGAAGAGATAA AGTCACTTCAGTCCTCTATGCAACAGGATGAGGAGAGAAATGCCAAGATAAAACAACTGCTCgtgaaaaccaaaaaagaacTGGCTGATTCAAAGCAAGCT GAAAATGACCACCTAATGCTGCAGGCATCATTAAAAGGGGAGCTAGAAGCCAGTCAACAACAAGTGGACACCTATAAG ATTCAAGTGGCTATGCTAGCATCAGAGAAGCATAAAGTGCAGGAACATCTGCGAACTTCTTTGGAGCAACACCAGCGTACACTGACTGCTTACCAGTTAAAAATTGCAGCCTTGCAAGAAGAATGCAGAACGGCTCAG GTAGAACAAGCAACTGTTACTTCCGAATTTGAGAGCTACAAAGTCCGTGTTCATAACGttctaaaacaacaaaagaataaATCTGCTTCTCAGACAGAAACTGAGGGAGCCAAGCAAGAAAG AGAACACTTGGAAATGATGATAGATCAACTTAAAGTTAAGCTACAAGACACTCAGCATAATTTACAGACCAATACAGCTGAGCTCCAAGCATTGCAGTCTGAACATGACACCCTGCTGGAAAGACACAATAAGATGCTGCAAGAGACTGTTGCAAAAGAGGCAGAACTCCGGGAAAA GCTCTGTACAATACAGTCTGAGAACATGGTCATGAAAACAGAGCATGCCCAGACTTTGAGTCAGCTGACAGCCCAAAATGAAGCTCTCCGGAACAATTTCAGAGATCAAGTCAGAAACCTGCAAGAGGAGCACAGGAAGACAGTAGAGACACTTCAGCAACAGCTGTCCAGGGTAGAAGCCCAGTTCTTCCAACTCAAGAGTGAACCAAACAGTAAAG GTCCAGCTGTTTCAAATCCAGCAACGAAGAACTTAAGAGAACGGCGAAACACTGACCTTCCTGTTCTTGATATGCATGCTGTAGctagggaagagggagaaggtaTGGAAACGACTGACACGGAGTCTGTCTCTTCTGCCAGCACCTATGTACCATCTTTGGAACAACTTCTAAATTCCCCGGAAGCAAAGCATG AGCCGTCTCAGTGGCAAACGGAGCTCACCAAGGATGACCTGATTCAGAAGCTaaacacaacagcaaaaagtGCTGATCACTTGAATGAATTACTTCGTGAATCAGAAGCAACCAATGCAATCTTAATGGAACAAATCAAG